In the genome of Bradyrhizobium arachidis, one region contains:
- a CDS encoding D-glycero-alpha-D-manno-heptose-1,7-bisphosphate 7-phosphatase, protein MMRPAVFFDRDGVLNEDDGYAFDPARIRWVEGAHRAVKAVNDAGYFAFVVTNQSGVARGFFEERHVRNLHEWMSRELAIVGAHIDAFEFCPHHPDGSIERYRLVCNCRKPRPGMITGLLERYSVDMDASFMIGDKQSDLAAAQAAGITAYLFNGSNLHAFITPLLTNWSDNPPHQPLWQHGGAGTQD, encoded by the coding sequence TTGATGCGTCCCGCAGTATTTTTTGATCGCGATGGCGTGCTCAATGAGGACGACGGCTATGCTTTTGATCCGGCCAGGATCCGGTGGGTGGAAGGAGCGCACCGTGCCGTAAAAGCAGTCAATGATGCCGGGTACTTTGCTTTCGTAGTAACGAACCAATCGGGAGTCGCGAGGGGGTTTTTCGAGGAGCGGCACGTTCGCAATTTGCACGAATGGATGTCGCGTGAGCTTGCTATCGTCGGTGCGCATATAGATGCGTTCGAGTTCTGTCCACATCATCCCGATGGTTCGATCGAGCGATATCGTCTCGTCTGCAACTGCCGCAAGCCGCGACCGGGAATGATTACAGGTTTGCTTGAGCGTTATTCGGTCGATATGGATGCTAGCTTCATGATCGGGGACAAGCAAAGCGACCTTGCAGCGGCGCAGGCCGCCGGCATCACAGCCTATCTGTTCAATGGGTCTAATCTTCATGCCTTCATCACCCCGCTATTAACGAATTGGTCCGACAATCCTCCGCATCAACCGCTCTGGCAGCATGGAGGTGCGGGAACGCAGGATTGA
- the fcl gene encoding GDP-L-fucose synthase, with protein sequence MASTAFELKGKSVYVAGHRGMVGAALVRRLEREDARLVTVDRRELDLCNQAAVFDWFARVRPQVIFLAAAKVGGIVANNTLRAEFIYDNIAIAANVIHAAHQNGAEKLMFLGSSCIYPKLAPQPLREDSVLTGPLEPTNEPYAIAKIAGIKMVEAYRSQYGSDFISVMPTNLYGPGDNYHPEMSHVVAALIRRFHEAKVSGATNVVVWGTGTPRREFLFVDDMADACVHLMKTYSRPELINIGTGEDIAIAEFARVVAEIVGYSGEISFDTSRPDGTPRKLLDVGRLNGLGWRATTSLHDGLKRAYAVYLSQV encoded by the coding sequence GTGGCAAGCACAGCGTTTGAGCTGAAAGGCAAAAGCGTCTACGTCGCCGGCCATCGCGGCATGGTCGGAGCCGCGCTGGTGCGCCGGCTCGAACGGGAGGATGCGAGGCTCGTCACGGTGGACCGCCGCGAGCTCGATCTCTGCAACCAGGCCGCCGTGTTCGACTGGTTCGCGCGCGTGCGGCCGCAGGTGATCTTCCTTGCCGCCGCCAAGGTCGGCGGCATCGTCGCCAACAACACGCTGCGCGCCGAGTTCATCTACGACAACATAGCGATCGCGGCCAACGTGATCCATGCCGCGCACCAGAACGGCGCCGAGAAGCTGATGTTTCTGGGCTCGTCCTGCATCTATCCGAAGCTGGCGCCTCAGCCGCTGCGCGAGGATTCCGTGCTGACCGGCCCGCTGGAGCCGACCAACGAGCCCTATGCGATTGCCAAGATCGCGGGCATCAAGATGGTGGAGGCCTATCGCAGCCAGTATGGCAGCGATTTCATCAGCGTGATGCCGACCAATCTCTACGGCCCCGGCGACAACTATCATCCTGAGATGAGCCACGTGGTCGCCGCCCTGATCCGCCGCTTCCACGAGGCGAAAGTGTCCGGCGCGACGAATGTCGTAGTCTGGGGCACCGGCACGCCGCGGCGCGAGTTCCTCTTTGTCGACGACATGGCGGATGCCTGCGTGCACCTGATGAAGACCTATTCGAGGCCTGAGCTCATCAACATCGGCACCGGCGAGGACATTGCCATCGCCGAATTCGCGCGTGTCGTAGCCGAGATCGTCGGCTACAGCGGCGAGATCAGCTTCGACACCTCGCGTCCCGATGGCACGCCGCGCAAGCTGCTCGACGTCGGCCGCCTCAATGGGCTCGGCTGGCGCGCGACCACCTCGCTTCACGATGGCCTGAAGCGCGCCTATGCAGTGTATTTGTCGCAAGTATAG
- the gmd gene encoding GDP-mannose 4,6-dehydratase — protein sequence MTKRVALITGVTGQDGAYLAEYLLSLGYVVHGIKRRSSSFNTARVDHLYQDPHVGNVPFLIHYGDMTDSTNLIRLMQQIRPTEIYNLAAQSHVAVSFESPEYTANADAIGVLRLLEAIRILGMEKETRFYQASTSELYGLVQEIPQKETTPFYPRSPYGVAKLYGYWITVNYREAYGMFASNGILFNHESPIRGETFVTRKITRAVARIEVGLEDTLYLGNLEAKRDWGHARDYVEGMHMILQADKPDDFVLATGETRSVREMVELAFAHVGRRIAWRGQGVDETGVDETSGEAVVRIDPTYFRPTEVDLLVGDASKARQVLGWKPKRTFAQLVEEMVASDLADAKRDAGRGKHSV from the coding sequence ATGACGAAGCGGGTGGCCTTGATCACCGGTGTGACCGGCCAGGACGGCGCCTATCTCGCCGAATATCTGCTGTCGCTCGGCTATGTCGTGCACGGCATCAAGCGCCGCTCGTCCTCGTTCAACACCGCGCGCGTCGATCACCTCTACCAGGACCCGCATGTCGGCAATGTGCCGTTCCTGATACACTATGGCGACATGACGGATTCGACCAATCTGATCCGCCTGATGCAGCAGATCCGCCCCACCGAGATCTATAATCTCGCTGCCCAGAGCCACGTCGCCGTCAGCTTCGAGAGCCCGGAATACACCGCCAATGCCGACGCCATCGGCGTGCTGCGCCTCCTGGAGGCCATCCGCATCCTCGGCATGGAGAAGGAGACGCGGTTCTACCAGGCCTCGACCTCCGAGCTTTACGGCCTCGTGCAGGAGATCCCGCAGAAGGAGACCACGCCGTTCTACCCGCGCTCGCCTTACGGCGTCGCCAAACTCTACGGCTACTGGATCACGGTGAACTACCGCGAAGCCTATGGCATGTTCGCGAGCAACGGCATCCTGTTCAACCATGAGAGCCCGATCCGCGGCGAGACCTTCGTCACCCGCAAGATCACCCGTGCCGTCGCCCGCATCGAAGTCGGCCTCGAAGACACGCTCTATCTCGGCAACCTCGAAGCCAAGCGCGACTGGGGCCATGCCAGGGACTACGTCGAAGGCATGCACATGATCCTCCAGGCCGACAAGCCTGATGATTTCGTGCTCGCCACCGGCGAGACGCGTTCGGTGCGCGAGATGGTCGAGCTGGCTTTCGCCCATGTCGGCCGCCGCATCGCATGGCGCGGGCAGGGCGTTGACGAGACCGGCGTCGACGAGACGAGCGGCGAGGCCGTGGTGAGAATCGATCCCACCTATTTCCGCCCGACCGAGGTCGATCTCCTGGTCGGTGACGCCAGCAAGGCGCGCCAGGTGCTCGGCTGGAAGCCGAAGCGGACGTTTGCACAGCTCGTCGAGGAGATGGTAGCGAGCGATCTGGCGGACGCGAAACGGGACGCCGGCCGTGGCAAGCACAGCGTTTGA
- a CDS encoding methyltransferase domain-containing protein, producing the protein MGLALNVAVLLREWLLAREANGPVLTLGVMDVGFTERTFKSAIGKLSLWPRSDVQMTAQAYFETCGMSELSSMDVSRYEGADFEFDLNNEDLPTELVGRFGVVLNGGTLEHVFHVPNALTNITRMLKPGGLAIHILPMSNCIDHGFYQFSPTLMLDYYAAARYELLHSASIHFEIQAPGSCQVRPALTGSFGEGLLGTMDNKIAFHMFAARKLPNSLDKAVPIQSLYGRKFTGEAPISRSIDWFAPFEMKDGKRTTAYKPREVLISSASGASDGQTWTSILPDHVPPGDNNSNPIASVLGLFEDGKLLGPPHSSHETIRTIGKGAYSHWGSALYFSTSDGSDPNTNGRRYTCKF; encoded by the coding sequence ATGGGATTAGCTCTCAACGTTGCAGTGCTGTTGCGCGAATGGCTTCTCGCTCGCGAGGCGAATGGACCAGTCCTAACCCTTGGTGTCATGGATGTTGGGTTCACCGAAAGGACGTTCAAATCTGCTATCGGCAAACTCTCGCTATGGCCTCGTAGTGATGTGCAGATGACCGCTCAGGCTTACTTCGAAACCTGCGGAATGTCGGAACTATCCAGCATGGATGTAAGCCGATACGAAGGCGCCGATTTTGAATTCGACCTAAACAACGAAGACCTCCCTACAGAACTGGTCGGGAGATTTGGCGTCGTTTTGAACGGCGGAACGCTTGAACACGTTTTCCATGTCCCCAACGCGCTGACGAATATCACTCGAATGCTTAAGCCAGGTGGCCTGGCCATTCACATTCTGCCTATGAGCAATTGTATTGATCACGGCTTCTACCAATTCAGCCCTACTTTGATGTTGGACTACTACGCCGCCGCCAGGTACGAACTCCTGCACTCGGCGTCTATCCATTTTGAAATACAAGCACCAGGCTCTTGCCAAGTTCGCCCAGCGCTGACGGGGTCCTTCGGTGAAGGGCTGCTCGGGACGATGGACAACAAAATTGCGTTCCATATGTTCGCGGCGCGAAAGCTGCCGAATTCACTCGATAAGGCCGTACCGATACAAAGTCTGTACGGAAGAAAGTTCACGGGGGAAGCTCCAATATCAAGATCGATCGATTGGTTTGCTCCGTTCGAGATGAAGGATGGCAAGCGAACTACGGCTTATAAGCCTAGGGAGGTCCTAATCTCGTCTGCATCGGGTGCGTCCGATGGACAGACATGGACCTCCATTCTTCCAGACCACGTTCCTCCCGGAGATAATAATTCGAATCCCATCGCATCAGTGCTAGGCCTATTTGAGGATGGCAAGCTGCTCGGACCGCCCCATTCATCCCACGAAACGATCAGAACGATCGGCAAAGGCGCATATTCTCATTGGGGGAGTGCACTATATTTTTCTACCAGCGACGGCTCGGATCCAAACACCAATGGTCGGCGGTACACCTGCAAATTCTGA
- a CDS encoding NAD-dependent epimerase/dehydratase family protein, which translates to MTELGNNKIVLVTGASGFVGRHLVKYLAEREYTVIAGSRSFFGFKHPNITNIQLPDLTSRFDWRSLLYQCDTVVHLAGLAHSFASDDLYNLVNVQAVASLAQAAKECGTKQLVYVSSIAAQSGSYADVNLTEADPPRPTNAYGRSKLAAEDIVRAADVPFTILRPVVMYGFKEKGNFALMRKCARLPVPLPFGSLKAPRSVLSISNFSSAVDFVLRDVRSIGETFIVSDPRAVSVAEMIAAYRVALGKRPNLIQVPEKWIETTFKLLGQEGMWQRMGCPLLASPHKLLQRGWTPEQNSFSVQRDKEKQVD; encoded by the coding sequence TTGACCGAATTAGGCAACAACAAAATTGTGCTTGTGACCGGTGCCAGTGGTTTTGTTGGCCGCCACTTGGTCAAATATCTTGCGGAACGCGAATACACTGTCATTGCGGGTTCACGCTCATTTTTTGGGTTTAAGCATCCGAATATAACAAATATCCAGCTACCGGATTTGACCAGCCGTTTTGACTGGAGATCACTATTATATCAATGTGATACGGTAGTACATCTAGCCGGTTTGGCGCACAGTTTTGCGAGTGATGATCTATATAATTTAGTCAACGTTCAAGCCGTAGCATCACTTGCGCAAGCAGCAAAAGAGTGTGGCACGAAACAACTCGTTTATGTTTCATCAATTGCAGCGCAGTCAGGTTCGTATGCTGACGTAAATCTGACCGAGGCAGATCCACCTCGGCCGACAAATGCTTATGGCCGCTCTAAACTGGCGGCAGAAGATATCGTCCGCGCCGCGGATGTTCCGTTCACCATCCTTCGGCCAGTAGTCATGTATGGGTTCAAAGAAAAGGGCAATTTTGCTTTGATGAGGAAATGTGCACGTTTGCCGGTCCCACTTCCATTCGGAAGCCTCAAAGCACCCAGATCGGTATTATCAATCAGCAATTTTAGTTCGGCCGTTGATTTCGTTCTGAGGGATGTTCGATCAATCGGCGAAACGTTTATTGTCTCCGATCCTAGGGCGGTCAGTGTGGCAGAGATGATAGCCGCGTATCGCGTCGCTTTGGGGAAACGCCCTAATCTAATCCAAGTACCGGAGAAGTGGATCGAAACGACATTTAAACTTCTGGGCCAAGAAGGAATGTGGCAGCGCATGGGCTGCCCGCTCTTAGCTTCTCCTCATAAGCTATTGCAACGGGGCTGGACACCGGAACAAAATAGCTTCTCAGTACAGAGAGATAAAGAAAAGCAGGTTGATTGA
- a CDS encoding DegT/DnrJ/EryC1/StrS family aminotransferase, with translation MAVPYADLQLQYQSIKGEIDAAIAGVIRDNAFIRGSYVDTFEREFAAAAEIAHCVSCANGTDALYLATRALKVQPGDEVITTAHSWISTAAMITHAGATVVFCDTDDATFTIDPAAIEAAITPRTVGIIPVHLYGQPADMDAIMAIAQKHKLWVIEDCAQAHLARYKGRMVGTFGEAATYSFYPGKNLGAMGDAGAVVTNDKALAEHMAMLARHGGLVKHQHHIEGINSRLDGMQAAILSAKLPHLAAWTEARQAAAEVYDAGLNQIEDVVVPEVAPARSHVYHLYTIRHPRRDALAAHLNANGVQTAINYPTALPFLPAYARFNHRLEQFPNAHRNQGRILSLPMFAEITRQQQDEVIDLVLTF, from the coding sequence ATGGCTGTGCCGTATGCCGACCTGCAACTGCAATACCAATCGATCAAGGGTGAGATCGATGCGGCGATCGCCGGCGTGATCCGCGACAACGCCTTCATTCGCGGCAGCTATGTCGACACCTTCGAGCGCGAATTCGCTGCGGCTGCGGAGATCGCGCACTGCGTATCCTGCGCCAACGGCACCGACGCGCTCTACCTCGCCACGCGGGCGCTGAAGGTGCAACCGGGCGACGAGGTGATCACGACGGCGCATTCCTGGATCTCGACCGCGGCGATGATCACCCATGCCGGCGCCACCGTGGTCTTCTGCGACACCGACGACGCGACCTTCACGATCGATCCGGCGGCGATCGAGGCCGCGATCACGCCGCGCACGGTTGGCATCATCCCGGTGCATCTGTACGGCCAACCAGCCGACATGGACGCTATCATGGCGATCGCGCAAAAGCACAAGCTGTGGGTGATCGAGGACTGCGCCCAGGCCCATCTCGCGCGCTACAAGGGCCGCATGGTCGGGACGTTCGGCGAGGCCGCGACCTACTCGTTCTATCCCGGAAAGAATCTCGGCGCGATGGGCGACGCCGGCGCGGTCGTCACCAACGACAAGGCGCTGGCCGAGCATATGGCGATGCTGGCGCGCCACGGCGGATTGGTGAAGCACCAGCACCATATCGAGGGCATCAACAGCCGGCTCGACGGCATGCAGGCCGCGATCCTCTCGGCCAAGCTCCCGCATCTCGCCGCCTGGACCGAAGCGCGGCAGGCTGCAGCCGAAGTCTATGATGCCGGTCTCAACCAGATCGAGGATGTCGTGGTGCCCGAGGTCGCGCCGGCGCGCAGCCACGTCTATCACCTCTACACGATCAGGCATCCGCGCCGCGACGCGCTCGCCGCCCATCTAAACGCCAATGGCGTGCAGACCGCGATCAACTATCCCACGGCGCTGCCGTTCCTGCCGGCCTATGCGCGGTTCAACCACCGGCTCGAGCAATTCCCCAACGCCCATCGCAATCAGGGCCGGATTCTCTCGCTGCCGATGTTCGCCGAGATCACGCGCCAGCAGCAGGACGAAGTGATCGATTTGGTGCTGACGTTTTGA
- a CDS encoding acyltransferase, whose protein sequence is MNRPDVHQASVRDVVFGERVKIVEPCNLYGCTLGDDCFVGPFTEIQKGVVVGARTRVQSHAFICELVTIGEDCFVGHGVMFVNDTFATGGPARGRKELWRETVIGSRVSIGSNATIMPVKIVDDVVIGAGSVVTKDITTPGTYAGNPARRLVASQ, encoded by the coding sequence GTGAATCGGCCGGACGTGCATCAGGCCAGCGTGCGTGACGTCGTGTTCGGTGAGCGCGTCAAGATCGTCGAGCCCTGCAACCTTTACGGTTGCACGCTCGGCGACGATTGTTTCGTCGGGCCGTTCACCGAGATCCAGAAGGGCGTGGTCGTGGGGGCGCGGACCCGCGTGCAGTCGCATGCCTTCATCTGCGAACTCGTCACCATCGGCGAAGACTGCTTCGTCGGGCACGGCGTGATGTTCGTCAACGACACGTTCGCGACCGGCGGCCCGGCGCGCGGACGCAAGGAGTTGTGGCGTGAGACTGTGATCGGAAGCCGCGTGTCGATCGGCTCCAACGCCACCATCATGCCGGTCAAAATCGTCGACGACGTCGTCATCGGCGCAGGATCGGTGGTGACCAAGGACATTACGACGCCCGGCACCTATGCCGGCAATCCGGCGCGCCGCCTGGTGGCGAGCCAATAG
- a CDS encoding Gfo/Idh/MocA family protein produces MIRFGLLGCGRIAKRHSDLLGGNHIEGASLVAVCDPIRARADAVAAKFGVAAHYDMDDFLTRKDIDAVAVLTPSGLHPAHVVACARACKHVVVEKPMALRLQDADDMIRACDEAGVKMFIVKQNRFNVPVVKAREALDAGRFGKLILGTVRVRWCRDQAYYDQDDWRGTWAYDGGVLTNQASHHVDMLEWFFGDVVSVHARAATALASIETEDTAVATLKFRNGALGIIEATTAARPTDIEGSLSILGEKGTVEISGFAVNQIRHWRFVHELPSDRDVVEKFSVNPPNVYGFGHQAYYHHVVDCLENQRAALVDGLEGRKSLELISALYESIETGEEVALRFTPRLSRLGVVS; encoded by the coding sequence ATGATCAGATTCGGCCTGCTCGGATGCGGGCGTATCGCCAAGCGTCATTCCGATCTCCTGGGTGGCAATCACATCGAGGGAGCAAGCCTGGTCGCGGTCTGCGATCCGATTCGCGCGCGCGCTGATGCAGTCGCGGCGAAGTTCGGCGTTGCGGCCCATTACGACATGGACGACTTCCTGACCCGCAAGGATATCGACGCGGTCGCCGTGCTGACGCCGAGCGGTCTGCATCCCGCGCATGTGGTCGCCTGCGCGAGGGCCTGCAAGCACGTCGTCGTCGAGAAGCCGATGGCGCTGCGTCTGCAGGACGCCGACGACATGATCCGGGCCTGCGACGAGGCCGGCGTCAAGATGTTCATCGTCAAGCAGAACCGCTTCAACGTGCCGGTGGTCAAGGCGCGCGAGGCACTCGATGCCGGCCGCTTCGGCAAGCTCATCCTGGGGACGGTCCGGGTGCGCTGGTGCCGCGACCAGGCCTATTACGACCAGGACGATTGGCGCGGCACCTGGGCCTATGACGGCGGCGTGCTGACCAATCAGGCGAGCCACCATGTCGACATGCTGGAGTGGTTCTTCGGTGACGTCGTGAGCGTGCATGCGCGTGCGGCGACGGCGCTGGCCAGCATCGAAACCGAGGACACGGCCGTTGCAACGCTCAAGTTTCGCAACGGCGCGCTCGGAATCATCGAAGCGACCACCGCGGCGCGTCCGACGGATATCGAGGGCTCGCTGTCGATCCTGGGCGAAAAGGGCACCGTCGAGATTTCGGGTTTCGCGGTCAACCAGATCCGGCACTGGCGCTTCGTCCACGAATTGCCGTCGGACAGGGACGTCGTCGAGAAATTCTCGGTCAACCCGCCCAATGTCTACGGCTTCGGCCATCAGGCCTACTATCATCACGTGGTCGATTGCCTGGAGAACCAGCGCGCAGCGCTGGTCGACGGGCTTGAGGGTCGCAAGAGCCTGGAGCTAATCTCGGCGCTGTATGAATCGATCGAGACCGGCGAGGAGGTCGCGCTGCGCTTCACGCCCCGGCTGAGCCGGCTGGGTGTCGTTTCGTGA
- a CDS encoding NAD-dependent epimerase: MSHDTPLVTGAAGFIGFHVAQRLLAASRRVVGLDIVNDYYDPRLKEARLEILKRDPNFTFVKLDLTDRAGIKALFAEYRFPVVVHLAAQAGVRYSLEHPHAYVDANLEGFINILEGCRHNGCGHLLFASSSSVYGSNTKLPFSVHDNVDHPISLYAASKKANELMAHSYSHLYGIPATGLRFFTVYGPWGRPDMAMFIFAKAILSGTPIKLFNNGDMRRDFTFVDDIAEAIIRLMERPPQGQAIRPTAAPDPSSSRAPWKIYNIGNNNPEELLHVVSLLEKELGRTAIRELLPMQPGDVPATYADIDDLARDIGFRPATSIEDGIARFIKWYREYHKV, translated from the coding sequence ATGTCGCACGATACACCATTGGTCACCGGAGCTGCCGGGTTCATCGGCTTTCATGTTGCCCAGCGCCTCCTGGCGGCGAGCCGCAGGGTTGTCGGCCTGGACATCGTCAACGACTATTACGATCCTCGGCTGAAAGAAGCGCGTCTCGAAATCCTGAAGCGTGACCCGAACTTTACCTTTGTGAAGCTCGATTTGACGGATCGCGCGGGTATCAAGGCGCTCTTTGCCGAGTATCGTTTTCCGGTGGTTGTCCATCTCGCCGCCCAGGCCGGTGTGCGCTATTCGCTGGAGCATCCACACGCTTATGTGGATGCGAACCTGGAAGGCTTCATCAACATCCTTGAAGGCTGCCGCCACAACGGCTGCGGCCACCTGCTGTTTGCGTCATCATCATCGGTCTATGGCAGTAATACGAAACTGCCGTTTTCGGTGCATGACAATGTCGACCATCCGATCAGCCTGTACGCTGCATCGAAGAAGGCCAATGAGCTGATGGCGCATTCCTATAGCCATCTGTACGGCATCCCAGCCACCGGATTGCGGTTCTTCACGGTCTATGGTCCATGGGGTCGTCCGGACATGGCCATGTTCATTTTCGCAAAGGCGATTTTGAGCGGAACGCCGATCAAGTTGTTCAACAATGGTGATATGCGGCGTGACTTCACCTTCGTCGACGATATCGCGGAAGCGATTATCCGGCTCATGGAGCGTCCGCCTCAGGGGCAAGCAATCCGGCCGACCGCCGCGCCCGATCCTTCGAGCAGCAGGGCGCCCTGGAAAATCTACAATATCGGCAACAATAATCCCGAGGAGCTCCTGCACGTCGTTTCATTGCTGGAGAAGGAGCTCGGCCGGACGGCAATCAGGGAACTGTTGCCGATGCAGCCTGGCGACGTGCCGGCGACGTATGCCGATATCGACGATCTGGCGCGGGACATCGGATTTCGACCTGCGACCTCCATCGAGGACGGAATCGCACGATTTATCAAGTGGTACCGCGAGTACCATAAGGTCTGA
- a CDS encoding nucleotide sugar dehydrogenase — protein MSHSREIAVIGLGYVGLPVAVAFARKGFPVVGFDVDGSRVTELSKGYDRTREVDADDLRHASLTFSVDPAAIRGSDFFIITVPTPIDDSNRPDLGAMIAASRTVGGVLKKGDIVVYESTVFPGAIEEECIPILAEVSTGLKPGVDFAVGYSPERINPGDKLHRFETIMKVVSAQDPKTLDIVADVYGSVVTAGIHRAPSIKVAEAAKVIENTQRDLNIAFMNELSLIFQVLNIDTGDVLAAAGTKWNFLPFQPGLVGGHCIGVDPYYLTFRAERAGYHPEVILAGRRINDGMGQRIARECVRMLLCGKGSGGRSTVTVLGLTFKENVPDTRNSRVVDIIRELETFGIHVQVHDPLANAGDARHEYGLTLTDLDALRPADAVILAVAHDSYLAGGWPLLQRLLDGGTGLILDVKAKLDRSVTPAGIELWRL, from the coding sequence ATGTCACATTCCCGAGAGATTGCTGTTATTGGATTGGGTTATGTTGGGCTTCCCGTTGCGGTTGCCTTTGCGCGCAAGGGGTTTCCCGTCGTCGGTTTTGACGTAGACGGCAGCCGTGTTACCGAGCTCAGCAAGGGGTATGATCGGACGCGTGAAGTCGACGCCGACGATCTCCGCCATGCCTCGTTGACGTTCTCCGTCGATCCGGCGGCGATCCGTGGCTCGGATTTTTTCATCATCACTGTGCCGACGCCAATCGACGATTCGAACCGGCCGGATCTGGGGGCGATGATTGCCGCGTCGCGCACGGTCGGGGGTGTGCTCAAGAAAGGCGACATCGTCGTCTACGAATCGACGGTTTTTCCTGGCGCGATCGAGGAGGAATGTATCCCCATCCTGGCGGAGGTCTCAACAGGCTTGAAGCCGGGCGTGGACTTCGCCGTTGGATACTCTCCCGAGCGGATCAATCCTGGCGACAAGCTGCACCGCTTCGAGACCATCATGAAGGTCGTCTCCGCTCAGGACCCCAAAACGCTCGATATTGTCGCTGATGTTTATGGGTCCGTCGTGACGGCTGGCATCCATCGCGCACCTTCGATCAAGGTGGCCGAGGCTGCCAAGGTCATCGAGAACACGCAGCGAGATCTCAACATCGCGTTCATGAACGAGCTGTCGCTGATCTTTCAGGTGCTGAATATCGACACCGGAGACGTTTTGGCGGCCGCGGGCACAAAATGGAATTTTCTGCCGTTTCAGCCCGGCCTCGTTGGTGGACACTGCATCGGCGTCGACCCCTACTATCTGACTTTTCGTGCCGAGCGAGCGGGCTACCATCCGGAGGTCATTCTGGCCGGTCGCCGGATCAATGATGGCATGGGTCAGCGCATTGCCCGCGAATGTGTTCGAATGCTGCTTTGCGGCAAGGGAAGCGGAGGCCGAAGCACCGTCACGGTGCTCGGTCTGACCTTCAAGGAGAACGTTCCGGATACCCGCAACTCCCGTGTGGTCGACATCATTCGCGAGCTCGAAACATTCGGTATCCACGTGCAGGTGCACGACCCTCTCGCGAACGCGGGGGATGCAAGGCATGAATACGGGCTGACGCTGACCGATTTGGATGCGTTGCGCCCGGCCGATGCGGTGATCTTGGCCGTGGCACACGATAGCTATCTTGCGGGTGGTTGGCCGCTTCTCCAACGACTTCTGGATGGCGGCACGGGTCTCATCCTCGACGTCAAGGCGAAGCTCGACCGTAGCGTGACGCCCGCCGGCATCGAACTCTGGCGGCTGTAG